A stretch of DNA from Hydra vulgaris chromosome 03, alternate assembly HydraT2T_AEP:
ggaACATTGACAGGTAGGAATCCCTTCACGGACTTATCAAAACTTCACAAGAGCTAAATAGTTTTACTAGCAATTGactcatttaaacatttatttaaaaaagttttgaattatgTCTCTGCATAAAACTGTTGAAGTATGTTGCGTCAAACTCTTTATACATGGCTACAAGAACTAAAATCTAGTGGTTGCAGCAGAGCTGACCCTAGAGAAATGGAGCCCCTAGAAAAGTTAACTTTGTGgctcaaatatataataattaaaaactactaGCCAAATGCAAAAAGGTACATCAAGGAAAAAAAGGCCAGAGAAGGGTTGCGGGGCGGAGGCTTATCCCCCGCTTTTCTTGAGCCGAAGAATTCTAGAAGTTCTTAATACATTTCATGTACATTGCATATCCAAGATTTTGCGGAAATTGAGATTTTCACACCGGCAAATTTCATATTAATGCGTATTTCAAATACGTtcaacaaaaattaacttttcgTTCTTTAATGGCAGCAAAGTCTTGAATTAATTGTGAATGATGCAAAAACTGGTTCAGTTAGTTTCCGAAAGTAAGCAACCTCCGATATCCTGATTCAGGCCGCTGTCTGAATCAGGATAATCTCTactttttgaatacttttattgtTCCAATGTTTCGCTATTACTGAATTTTCTCATTTTCTTTCGTATGTATAACTTAGATGTTGGTAAATACaagataagattttttaattttgtttcagcGATATAACATTTTTCGCAGGAGAATTTAAGTTTGTTCACgcttgaataaaaattaaatgaagagGAGGTTTATATTTTGAGGCAAgtacatgttttaaattttcaagtgatatttcatcaaaacattttgatgtaattttttgatattgtgtTTATATCCAAAGAGACCAAGGTGATGTTCTATTTGCTCGAAACGTGTTAATGACATAACTGCGTAATAAAacaaagcgttttaaaaattCCACTCGATATTTTTCTTTTCGATCTGTCAATGATTTATCTATTCATTCATAATCGAACTTTGcgctctttttttttcttaagcttACACCAGCTGAAAATTTGATTTCAACTGGTtctatttccaatttttaagcCAATTCTCCGGCTGAAATTTGAGCAGGTACAAATTCATTTTAATCTGCTCAGTGGCAGATTAAAATGAATTTCAGTATTTAAAATCAGTGGCGGCCCCgggctatttttttaaaggacttttttgtgtgccacagcgtaaaaaaggacttgtaaaaaaaaaaaaaaacctattttgGGGCCCCTATAATTGCAGGGCCCAGGGTTATAGCCCCTAAACCATTCCTTCCCTCATAATCCAGCACTGggttaaagtaaacaaaaatgaaaagtttttgatttattttgctAGTCGAGTAAGAAGGCATTTATAAAGTACATACACAACAAAACCATCAACTTAGTACCCTCCCTTTCCTCTTGTAGGGGAAGATGGGGTACtaaattgatttctttattttcaatttgaacaaaagttaaaatatgcattttatttttttttcaaagtgaaAGGATTGAGATGTATGTCCTTCATGGCAAGAAAtcataaaaaccaaaatatttattatctaacaGCTCACAGAAAGGTTTAAAGTGAGCTGTGTTACGTAATTCACTGCGCCTCAGTACTGGGGCACAGTGAATTAATGAACAAAGCTGTGAATTAATGATAGTGAATAGGGGCATAGCCAAATAACTTTGAGGCTGAGGGAGTAAAGACACTATACACTATACTTTTGGCATACTTTTATCAATTAGATTAGTATAAAATTGAGAAAatagacattttgaaaattgagaagaaaattttattgataacaaaacttataaaaatattaaaagattaaaaacttaatcaagTATTATTATTCATAACTTGAAACTAATAAACTCATTTTCatgtagtttgtttgttaaaaatgcatGAATTTTATCTTTAAGATCATTACTGGTGCACAGTGAATCAACCGATTCACTGTACCCCGATTTACTATGTCCCGCcataataaattaagtttaagtcTCTTTTCTTGGGACATGAgtgttgttaaaagaaaagctaaTCTACTAAAAGGAAGCATAAATATTGATAATCCGaatgaaaaacttcaacttttaaaactatttcaatcATGATCtccataaaaaatatagaagataaaaaagttaactttatttagctaaaaataaaagttacctACGGAAAACCGGTAGTCAAAAATTATGTGgtaacaactataaataaagattgCTGATATATGAGTAGataaaatgattacattatCAAGATGAACAAAATTCTAATCTTTAAGAAAATGCTTCTTATTAACTGTGCCCCTCAATCCACTGTACCCCAACTTCCCCTATACACCTTAATGGTTTATAAATCTCCCTTCCGACTCTGCGTACGTACACATTATATATACCTTTaacattatatacaatttttgtaaGGCAGCATCACCAATCAGACTAACTGcctaatttaaattgtttttcccAATAAAGATCAtgaatttccttttttatatacacCTTCAACAATCTTCTAGACATGAATCGTTCTTTACCAATCCCAAATAATTTCGATTGCTtggtagaaaaaataaattaatgacgCTACGAAGTGCTAAATGttagcaatataaaaaataatgtgtaTTCCTTTCATTTTGAGCACCTGAAGTTGATGTTGTCAAATGTGGTAGCAGCTCACGAGTAACGAATTTTTGTgttcatatttttgttgttgcaaGAAACATCTTATTCTCCGCTTTTCATTTGCGTTTTTTGATTGACCAAACTCAAATTAacgttttaacttttaaatattttcactaaaagaaatttaaggaattaattcatatttttataattatagcttaaaattttcattctttatgaattcttatttttattttagcttaatCTTAATTTATAGCAAAAGCcgaataattttcttaaaaaaaaatgcctttaaagCTATAATAGGGATACATTTcaagttcaaaagttttatttacttttttcggGAAAAGTAACAAATATTATTACGCAATcgaaaatataactatttttcaaaaaatattaactttttaataacagtTTATATTATCTTATTCAGAAATTTCTACAACGTGatcgaaaaatattttcaaaagatttattcaataatcaaagaaaaatatcaaacattacTATTccattatattatttcaaatttttctgcTTTATTCTAATGAAGTAAcaagatttaaatcttttaatgactgtattgttttatttacttagttttttttttcttggtaatttacaaaattttatttctaggtaatttacaaaattttaagcaaCTTTTCAAAGGTTCAAAGACAAACATCTCAGATATTTGCTATGCTTTTTACGGAGGTTTTTGGGCCTACGGCGGGTATAATAATTTACCTGCATTATCAGCAGAACTTAAAAACCCTATTAGAGATCTTCAACTTGCAATGTGGATTGGAATGATGTTGGTTATATTTTTCTATGTTACTGTTAATACGGCATACTTAACTGTAATGACGCCAATGGAAATCGCTAACTCAAGTGCGGTAGGAGTGGTAAGTAATTacgattagaaaaaaaaaaaaaaattataaataaatgtgttgcataaacatatatacttcAAGCAGCATAATTTTCGATAAAATCAAATAAGTTATGTTGCTATTCATATTTTTGTCACTTTTTAAAGCATACAAACGTTTTCAAAATGGCGGCCATAATGCAAactaagaaaatgttttatgttgtGTAAATGTCTAATTGTTAATATGATTTGTGCGACAACTGGTTGTATCAAAAgaatagtaattttaattagaCTTTATATTTAGCATTTATGTTTATCTTTGAATAAatctaagttattttttaaaaatcttagcattttatggaattttaaagttaaacgtcctttttaaagtaaaaggtatttttttaggAGTAAAGAACTTCGAAATGGAATAAAAcaaagataacttttttaaactcaaaaatttaatttattcgaAAGATGTTTTTTTGgcattataatttaaatgacttttgaCATATGACCGCCACGGCTGGCTCGGACGTAGTTTAATCTAGAGGtccaatttttaataactttttctaacAATTGTGGCCGTATATAAGCAATAACGCGGCGAATGTTGTCCTCCAAGTGTTCAATCGTTTCGGGCTTATCGGCGTAGACTAGTAACTTCACACAAAAAATAGTCTAGCGGTGTTAAATTGCACGATCTTAGAGGCCAACTCACGGGtctaaaacataaaactatGCAGTTACCAAACTTTTTCTTCAATAAATCAATTATGGAACAAGGTGTGTGACATGTTGCGCTGTCTTTTTGAAACCACAGCTCCTTCACATCATAGTTGTTCAATTAATAAacgaaaatttattaattgtggCTCTATAGCGGTCATCATTAACTGTAACATTCTAACCAGCCGTTTTGAAAGAAGTACAAACCAATTATTCCACTTGCCCATAAAGCACACCAAGCAGTCCGTTTCTATCAGTTAGTTGATGTAATGGTGACTCAACATACACTTATGAATTATTATCACTGCAAAGACGGCAGTTCTGTTTATTGACGTATCCATTCAGCGAAAAGTGAGCTCCATCGCTAAACAAAATTCGCTAATTAAAGCCGGAATTTACGGCAATCTTGTTTTAGGCCCATTGACCGAACCTAAGTCTTGCTAGGGGATTGTGTGGTTTCAATCCTTGAACAAATTGGGTTTGGTAAACACGCAAATCAAGATCTTTTTGCAAAATCTTCCATGAAGTGAACGGACACATCCAATTTCTGTGCATCGTTACTTGAGTACTCTTTAAGGTATTTATTGGCATGCTTTGACATTTGAGCACTATGTAAATCTCAAATTTGCCTTAAATTTACCTTTCTATGTACCCGcgtttcaaaatttcatttttttgcacATCTCTAGCAgtaataattttgtaacttttacatttgaaatattttacgaGTTTCCTTTTTATTTGgcttaaaaatctttatttcgtttcattctaaacaaaaaaaattttttcaaaatttccatGCAGATAACCATCACATAGTAGTGTAAAGCAGCAATTTATTGTGTTCAGCGTCGaggtcaaaacaaaattttgttcgaattaatagaagaaaactgtatataactaattttaactaattataattacataattaacCTGTTTAACTAAGTGCTCAAATACAGCTTTCAAACTGCCTGGTCAAGTTTGGGTTGCCAAtgtctaaatataaataaaaaagctaatacCAACTACAGAGCAACTTTCTTGACCCTAGTTTGCATTCTAGACTAAAAATCTACAATGTCAGGAGCTTCATCAGTAGTGATTCCTAACAATGTCCGTTATAACTATTTGTCATTGAAATActgttttaaaatgataattaagaATATTCATGTGTGTTATTTCGAAGCACTTTTGAAATTGAATTCCTGACACGTTTGTTATGACTACAATTATTacctgaaaaatttattatatgtaaaattGTTGTGTTTTTTCATGAAATCTATGGTGATTATTTAGTCACTTTGTGAAGTTCTCAGTTTCACTATATTTTTTGCAAGTAAATGTGTTTAGTACTTCTACAGACGCTTAAAACCAAATCAAAAACTACTGCTAACAGATCGTGACGTTAGATTAATAGGGTTCTATCTCCATTTTTAATGTTGCGAGAATTTAACTTTCGATTTTTAGTTTGGAGATGTTGagagaatttaacaaattttgttaaattatctCACAGTACAAAAGGGAGATAGAACTCTATTATTCTCACGTCACGAGATGCATAAACAATATTtgcagaaaattttattttttctagacttTTATAAAGACTGCAatttatttagttgaaaaaaatatttaaataaatttttttttgcttaaattgtTAAgcttaattaataaataaaataatagcaattaataaataaataaaagcacaCACCcttaattattcttttaaaagaaaggTTTATTTATTCTGACTTAAAGTACCTCTTCGTCAggcttttatttttcattttattttttattttttattactatgtCTTAAACTTCCACAAACTTCCATCCACAGCTGAATTCTTAAGGCTCTTATACGACTTGAGTAGTTGGCATTAGAATGTTTCATCTCTacttcagataaaaaattttcaaaaatgtttttcaaaaacatttaaatgtatgaCATGATAAAAAGTTGCCACCTATTATCAGCTTGGGTAAATgtagaaaacaataaaaagttgcGACATATTATCAACTTGGATAAATGTAggactcaataaaaaaaataccacaaTCAGCTTGGGGTAAAAAGAGCGCTTTATCCTTTGTGTTAagattttaattactttaacaatgaatttcattattaatatattaatatctCTTAATCATTTTAACAAAGCTCTTAATTATGCCAAAACAGCTCTTAATTATTCAaacaaaactttcaattaatcCAAAAAACCTCTTAATTATTCCAAAAAAGCTCTTAACTATTCCTACAAagctcttaattttttatatgtaaaattacATTGGTAGACGctctaaaaaaacattaatacgTCTATTTAGACATTTGGAAATCAAGTTTATGGCTCAGCAGCTTTGATTATACCTGTATTGGTGGCATGTTCATCGTTTGGTGCTTCAAATGGAGGCTTGATATCAAGCAGtaggtaaatatttttaaactaccagCTTCCAATtgtaatgatattaaataaaaaaactttcataaaatataaacaaatttattgttcTTACTTTAGAATGCTGAATGCAATTGCTCAAAAAGGTCATGTGCCAAGGCTTTTTTCGCTTATACATAAGAAACGTCACACACCGGTCACATCCCTTGTGTTTATTGTAagtcaaaaatttttcaagattgttaaatttttttaataaaatttatttaataattttttataaaattgttaccTCACCTCATGAGAAGTTGTTTTTTGGAAATGAGACCGCACGTGACAAAGTGGTGTACGGGACGATTGCATAATTGCGTCACGTTATTGGTAAAATAGTACAAAAACCAATTGCTTAACAATATGTGgctaattttttctaaaacaaaatttatatggtCACAAATGCCCCAacgttcaatttttttaataaattttttttataccgtttttaacaaaaaattaactatcCCATAGCTCTCTTAGCTCCTCTCTTGAATATAGAGTGTTTTTATAGGtgaattattttcttcaaaaaaaaaagttaattccaagttaattttttgttttttagatgaaaacaactatttatttatttaaaaagattttttaaatgtttgtatataGTGCATTGTTTCATTACTTATGCTTATACCAAAATCATCTAACTTTGGAACGTTGCTGAAATACTTTTCGTTTATTAACGCAGCACTTCTTGGCGTAACAGTATCATCCTTGTTATTTCTGAGATATAAAAGACCAGATATAGAAAGACCTTTCAAAGTAacttatgttaataattttaaagaccagaatcacaaaatatttttgtctatttttttttagctgtatAGTTTAGTTATTTgtgctattattttttatgattttttgtttttgttttttaggtgtTCCTTGGGTTGCccattttagttttgttaagtTCTGTTTATTTTACAGTAGCTCCTTTTTTTGATCATCCACTGGAATCAACCTACTGTTTAATAGCAATTTTTATCATCATtcctatttattttatatttataaaataccaGAAAATACCTAACTTTGTATCAAACGGTTTAGGTAAGTCAACAAAAACtactttctttgcaaataatatattttatgaaatagttttttacactttattttGATTAGCGTAGAGGCAAAGTTCTAACTTTAAAGTTGTATCATCAGTATATATGACAGAAACGTTTTAGCAGTTTCTTGTTTCCAAATTCCAATCactgctattttttaaattccaatcactgctattttttaaattccaatcactgcttttttttaaattccaatcACTGCTATTTTTTCCAAACATTGCTAAGCTTGTCAAAAAGCCATTTTTTGCTAAGCGCTCTCATTTAATATCAGTATAAAATTACCCAAGTTTGAATCTTTGAATTACTAATAGAAaagtctaatatttttttttgtattttcactTTGATAAATAGTTATCATCATAGTTAAATGTTTTCCATTTGTATTAgtaatgaaaacttttaatagttaatatatttgctttattatAACATTCAATAGTTGACATATTTGCCTTATAACAGTCTATTCaaaactgtttaattttttttttaatcattccaattaatattaaacaatactattaacttatatttttttaaatcaagattaAAATCATTTTCACGCTATCCCTTATCACTGACCCTGCTGGTACTAAAGCCTATAACTTCTGCGTTTTTTAATCTCTTACTCAGGTAGTTAACTTTGTAActtgttttcctgacaaccctaatcatttgcCTTCACTCATTGATTAATAACTGGTTTCTGATTCTAGCTTGTGTTTACTTTCTGGTTTTTATTCTTTAGGTGGTTCTGGCGGAATGATTTGTATGTGCCTGCAACTACTCGACAATGTAGTGTCCCCACCAGgaacgtggtggggatcgaacttaGAACTTCTTTCTTATTAGTCAaacgctctaccactacactgCTACCgcataaattatatgaattttaAGATAATAACTTTGGGGTTGAAAGGCGTTTAGTTATTTCCGGCATAGTTCGGAATGTAGTTATCGTActttattttgtcaattttcCTTGAAGAAATTGTTTATGAGTCCAACATTAATTGATACTGGTAAATGATCACTCgagacaaaatattaaacaaggATTAGAATAAAAAGTGATGTATATTTTGAGTAAGCCGAGGGGCGCCAGAAGTGAACAATAAATAAAGCTATGTGAATAATTTAAGATGCGTTTTATCACAGGTTTTTTGTCAAAAAGGTTGAAAATCATCTAATACAATAACACACTTATAGTCATAAATAAGTCCTACAATTGTATCCAACGGACTTTTGTAATTATCCAACAATATTCGATTATTTCGTGACAACGAAAGATAAATGTCAATAAAGTCAATGTTAGTGTGATTTTTTTCATGGTTTTCTCAGAGTATATGATCATCTTCGTAACGATCAtctttgtaaagaatttttaggTGGATATTTTTAAGGtggatattaacaaaaatttaaaaaaataaaaaaagctccATTCCAAACAGAACTGAAAATATGTATTAGGAATGTAAAAGAACTCTATGGTGAGTAACttgcataaaattataaaagattgtAAACTGCTTAGGGTACTGTTACCAATGAAaccaaatcaataaaaagactTTGAGAAAAgtctcaataaaaattcttagatttttaaatctttttgaacTAAAATGACAAACAGAAAGAAAGGACTGATTTGAATGAGAAATTCTTGATTACAACTACCGTTTGTTGTGGTGACATAgcaaaaactgtttttcatGATTACGGGTAGTCAAGGAAATTTAAACTGCTTCCCTCAAATCAATCTATTTGACCCTTAAAATAACCTGATAAAATTTCAACATGTTCTGAAAAAGATGTTTCAAGATTTTAATTCACAAAGATAAAAATGGAAAACGGTTAAACTCAGCCCGCAAGCTTTACatattggttttatattttttttaaaagttctcaTTTTTTTAGGTTTGGTTAAATAATAGGATTTTAGTTTGATGGAAATAACTTTTAGACTTTAAATTTTGGACCATAatgtttaaaatcttattattaagtgttgaaattttaaaagtacaaaaatttctctttaaaaataaatttaaaaaaagttgatatttttcaaaaattttagtaaacacCAAACTTAACTTGGGTGTTAAAATCAATTTCTCTCTCGTTTAAATCTAATTgctattaaatcttttttttgtagttgtcattttagttcaaaaagattttgaaatttaagattttttattgagattttatGAGTTGTaaagagaataataaaaatttgtcatGAAAGTTTTGACAACCATTGTTCGCATATAAAAGTTTTGCCATGAGAAAcaatcaacaattaaaaaaacggAAATAGTTAtacgtaaattaaattttgtttacaacttgTTTTCctagataatatttttcaaatctatATTGATTTATAAGAACATTCCTGTTTTTTCGTTGGTTTCCAAACTTTCGACCATACTTATTAGGGTGcattgaaaaacatatttttttttaaattgccttGTAATAGCTCTAAATATAtgctatataataaaatatcactgaattaacaaaaaatttcgaaattaaaatattttaagagttGCCTCTAGTCCCTTGAACATTTTAGAGCTCCTAATATTCTGGgggaaaaaaattcttcaaaactagatcaacctggtactcaaaagaagtgaaattttataaaaagttcgaaaataataattgttttataaaaaactttaaaaaaaaaaatattatcaaaaaacctgtagaaatgcactttttttatttttagttgaaaaaccatagttattatgcaatgaaattcaaaataataatttttacataaaacaaatattatttttaaacattttacaaaattttgcttcttttgagtaccaggttgatttacttttgaagaattttttccCCCAGAATATTAGGGGCCCTAAAATGTTTAAAGGACTAGAGGcaactctaaaaatattttaatttcgaaattttttgttaattcagtgatattttattatatagtatatatttagaGCTATTAcaaggcaattttaaaaaagttctgttTTTCAATGCACCCTAATGCTTATATGTAAACGTTATTTTGGAATAGTTTAACTATTATGTTTTTATCACACATAgcattattaaactttttttagcttttaatttctgattttatattgtaacttttattctaaaaaatatatttaaaatttaaaaataattattctaatttttctgatttaatCTGAAAAACTACTAGCTCTAAGATTCAGAGCCGTCGTGAGGGAGAGGTAAACGGGGCATACGTGCCTCGGGCGCCGAGGTAATATGGGCGCCAGAAGTGAACaaacgaagaaaaaaaatgcagaagtgctacaaaatattaaaattttaagtagtTTTACCTTTTCTATTGTCTTCACAGTGTCTTCAAGTGTTTTATATAACCTTATATTATAGGGTAAAAGTTTAActattataaagaaaatcagcttacactttattaaattaaagattGTGTGTCTCGCCTCTACACTGTGCAAAGTGACGGagagaattaaaataaacagGATTATGAAACACTGTGCACAATGTAATTTCAAAGTCTCAACATGGACATCACAAAGGTTGCCTTACAAACCTGATAAAATCCTGTAACGTTTTATCGGAATCAGTTTTCTTGGGGAGCTGgttgttacaaattttatcaactttGCCAAAGCATTTAACACAGTACCATATAACGAATTCTTTATAAGATTCATGTCAATGACATTTGAGGCCAGCTATTGAACTAAATCACTGGTTGGCTAACTAGTAGTCAACAATGAATAGGAATTGGAAAATATTGGGCGAATGAAAAAGGATGACAAGTGCCGGTGGGTCAGATTTCCCATTTTTgtgccaaaattatttttttaattaaatattactaaattagatttaaataactTACATGGAAcgtcaaaatatatttctgactaaaaaaaaagttttttatttgtatttttttaatgataaaataattcaattaaaaaaataatcaaaaaagcattttttttcttcacatcTTATCAAGTTAATTCAAACACAATTCAcataatacatatttaaaataccagcatattgtttttgatagcacaatttcatgaaaaaatatactttcCTACTTATCAGCTCAATTCATACAAAATTTACAGCTTCATGGTAGCCATCAATGCCTGGATATATTTAAATGATGTGATTTATAAGTTTACAATGTTATCTCCTGGCATTAATTACTCCAAAACATCAACAggaaagtcttttttttttggatgtgTTTGCTTGTCTCAATGATGTTACGATAGGGACAGATGAGCATAGAACTCCTAATTTCTAATTtcctaaaattcaaaaactccTAATTTGCCATACATGATGAAGCTTTTTGAGAACGACGTTCACGAAACCTATGTGTATCCTGTGAGTAGAAAACACTCAAAACATCTAGTAAAGCAATGCAGTGTATATAAGTCATACTTCAAGCCATTTACCTGGTAATTTTTTTCAGGCTAGCATCGATGTTGTTTGTGTCTTTTAGTGAGCATTCATAGACAAAACTACACTGGCTTGAGTTAGTGGCCTCAGGTAAAGCTGTGTGTACTTTTTCATCATTCATTGTTATTTCAACAACATGCTTTACTTGCAGTTCTTTCCCATTAACTAGTacaatttttgtgattttcaaaTCGCTAATTTCTTCTTTTAGTTGAGCTTCTTCAGTGAATAATCTAACTTTAGACTCTTTTTCATACTAAAAGCACAAGGAGTGACAATATAGAACTTGaaactttctaaaaatttatactCAAAAAGTCTATAGCCTATTTTCcaatatatatgcatactaaTTCAAGTTTTCAATACAATGCCAATAACTGTTGCAGAAGGTGAACAACCTTTAAGTAAactaaagttgataaaaaaaaagattgctagGCAAATAGAACAAATGCGTCTATCGGACATTTGTTGAAATCTGCTGAAAGTGAGCTAGATACATCACTGTCGTAAGatgacataataataataataataataataataataataataataataataataataataataataatagtttttgcttgtaaaaaacaagaaaagagtattttcaataataattttaaagaatcgGTTTATTAATCAGTGATTAATGTTAAATGTGTTGAACAAGTGTTATTTAATTCAGATAcgttttatgaaaatatgtaaaataacaatgttataaataaaaatga
This window harbors:
- the LOC100207577 gene encoding b(0,+)-type amino acid transporter 1 isoform X2, which codes for MIEGSSTGIDDRLTQWSLTENSCHDDSESLLHQTIKDEGFKRQITLFGAIALLMGTIIGSGIFVSPSEVAMHSGSSGLILIVWICSGMLAIFSALCYVELGTMFPTSSGSDYSFIYEGFGDLPAFIYGFISVVILSPMTFVMIVLTCASYIVSAAKVGEIYIKIIAAIIIGVIFIVNCISVNFGTIVQNMFTTINVLALLMIAATGIVKLTQGNLQNFKQLFKGSKTNISDICYAFYGGFWAYGGYNNLPALSAELKNPIRDLQLAMWIGMMLVIFFYVTVNTAYLTVMTPMEIANSSAVGVTFGNQVYGSAALIIPVLVACSSFGASNGGLISSSRMLNAIAQKGHVPRLFSLIHKKRHTPVTSLVFICIVSLLMLIPKSSNFGTLLKYFSFINAALLGVTVSSLLFLRYKRPDIERPFKVFLGLPILVLLSSVYFTVAPFFDHPLESTYCLIAIFIIIPIYFIFIKYQKIPNFVSNGLDYFATVLGKFNFGYQQEEN